The following proteins are encoded in a genomic region of Plasmodium coatneyi strain Hackeri chromosome 6, complete sequence:
- a CDS encoding S-adenosylmethionine decarboxylase-ornithine decarboxylase translates to MNVFEGIEKRVIIKLRKECFEKKKISSLLDISRELWEEKLKHIGCSIVSEIEEDAQAPAEERCRVYLLSESSLFIYTDMVFIKTCGKTKVLFFIPFLVDLLMLKLTNQYALKTDGMYDESFLSKNDLNNVVEFIGDNFEYAFFTHMNYQNKTKDGYYEQEYPHKSIEDEKIFFQFFFKNVQFANTPLPHGRNHYIFFAQVSEVVSGATNGSTNGAVHFPPSTHKFCSEMHLFGINKYSERAKFHELYLNEDSLSILQQRGEAQKVYEENEKTEICCSEKSYDYAECSSKSTTNTSTRFKEMMTPFRNADDMGYYGHPRKEAFPNLHLRITDMSDKNLNEGVNEDSPMGSNIGIANAREDAKLLLPYTLNESKYMQGESHPLDGRTQRDVKVEQKRESNTVSGAYLNEFYLRNESMAKDKEVGGRGGVFTTSSQCSSDGSNVIHLRNACSSLNSFSVLDNCIRVAGTELSSVASSPRSSQQMKQMESPKTQVCVKKVDTNLYECSSVQNNKEKFLYNEFYFTPCGYSCNVSQKNNYFCVHYSPEDLVSYVSIELANELKSESFIRFMANQLSFYGAKVFYLVNYHYNVEGSGNGSPIGGVFPTSEATLLQRNLCNNIVLNNEQYYAILCMKELTVGFLKLQYFVYELKNVNDVKGVNLFLPSGSKEAGNNFAVTPLPNHVVNDMYTYSYLFCKQNRVMVVDMGTELESSSQIVDPSNLCRNSDTSSCRNLSEDSLILNEGGTTECDGDSKEVRVPLICTDVLESTANNADDGKGTTQTNDEECPEKKHKEEMVNYYRKNKIEMFTLSRILNDDIDTSVVCINLEKILAQYIRFKKNLPSVTPFYSVKSNNDDIVLKFLYGLNCNFDCASVGEVKKLTTLLPDLNRERIIYANTIKSINSLIYAKNENINLCTFDNIEELKKILKYHPTCSLLLRINVDFKNYKSYMSSKYGANEHEWENILTFGKKHNLNIIGVSFHVGSNTKNLFDYCQAIKKSRDVWNMSKKMGYNFEILNLGGGYPEELEYDSAKKNEKKKYCTLNEAELKKDIQSFLNEKSVMKTKYNFYNFEKIALAINMSIEHYFKDIKSKLRIICEPGRYMVASSSTLAVKVIGKRHPTFQGIRLRDMKGMDPLQFAKRGAQPTGGDNTEANVDEANIGEGVNSGGLTDGGYNNHVNSSQGGKTDQKEGANGENAEDLLLLSHSNLSENLTCNSNSKLGNITNIKRKVVSINDNRYNYYSYYVSDSIYGCFSGIIFDEYNRSPVFVIRNQGDSTTACEELGTSPLYLANIFGQSCDGLDMITSITYLPECYINDWIIYEYAGAYTFVSSSNFNGFRTCQKVYIFPKNSFSFLK, encoded by the coding sequence ATGAACGTCTTCGAAGGAATCGAAAAGAGAGTTATAATCAAGCTGAGGAAGGAGTGctttgaaaagaagaaaatttcctccCTGTTGGACATCTCCAGAGAattatgggaagaaaaactaaAGCATATCGGATGTAGCATCGTTTcagaaatagaagaagatgCGCAAGCACCAGCAGAAGAAAGGTGCAGAGTTTATCTGCTCTCTGAAAGTTCCCTCTTTATCTACACAGATATGGTGTTTATAAAAACATGTGGAAAAACCAAggtattatttttcattccgTTTCTGGTCGATTTGTTAATGCTCAAATTGACGAATCAATATGCTTTGAAGACCGATGGAATGTACGACGAAAGTTTTCTTTCCAAAAATGACCTGAACAACGTTGTGGAGTTCATTGGGGACAATTTTGAATACGCATTCTTCACACATATGAATTATCAGAACAAAACGAAGGATGGTTATTACGAGCAGGAGTACCCACACAAGTCCATTGAAGatgagaaaatatttttccagttttttttcaagaaTGTTCAGTTTGCCAACACACCCCTGCCGCATGGGAGGAATCACTACATCTTCTTTGCACAGGTCAGTGAGGTGGTAAGCGGTGCTACTAATGGGTCTACCAACGGGGCGGTCCACTTCCCCCCCAGCACGCACAAGTTCTGCTCCGAAATGCACCTCTTCGGAATTAACAAGTACAGTGAGAGGGCCAAGTTTCACGAACTCTACTTGAACGAGGATTCCCTAAGCATATTACAACAGAGAGGAGAAGCACAAAAAGTCTACgaggagaatgaaaaaacggaaatatGCTGTAGCGAAAAATCATATGATTATGCTGAGTGCTCTTCGAAAAGCACGACGAATACCAGTACCCGGTTCAAGGAGATGATGACTCCATTTCGAAACGCAGACGATATGGGCTACTACGGACATCCCCGTAAGGAGGCATTCCCCAATTTGCACTTGAGAATTACCGACATGAGTGACAAGAACTTGAATGAAGGCGTTAATGAGGATTCCCCCATGGGGAGCAACATCGGAATTGCAAACGCGAGGGAAGATGCGAAGCTTCTACTGCCATACACCTTGAACGAGAGCAAATACATGCAAGGCGAATCACATCCCCTGGATGGAAGAACCCAAAGGGATGTTAAAGTTgaacagaaaagggaaagcaacACCGTCAGTGGCGCATACCTGAACGAATTTTACCTGCGAAATGAGTCCATGGCAAAGGACAAAGAAGTAGGAGGAAGAGGCGGTGTTTTCACCACATCATCTCAGTGTAGCTCGGATGGCAGTAATGTAATTCACTTGAGGAACGCCTGCTCCAGTTTGAACAGCTTCAGCGTGTTGGATAACTGCATTAGGGTTGCAGGAACAGAACTATCCTCCGTTGCATCTTCACCTAGAAGTAGCCAACAAATGAAACAGATGGAGAGCCCCAAAACACAGGTGTGCGTGAAAAAGGTAGATACGAATTTGTATGAATGTTCGAGTGTACAAAATAATAAGGAGAAATTTCTTTACAACGAGTTCTACTTCACGCCATGCGGCTATTCGTGCAACGTCTCACAGAAGAACAACTATTTTTGTGTTCACTACTCGCCCGAGGATTTGGTGTCATACGTTTCGATTGAACTTGCAAATGAGTTGAAGAGTGAGAGCTTTATCAGGTTTATGGCGAACCAGCTGAGTTTTTACGGAGCGAAGGTGTTTTACTTGGTGAATTATCATTACAATGTTGAGGGAAGTGGCAATGGAAGTCCTATCGGAGGAGTGTTTCCCACCTCGGAGGCAACCCTCCTGCAGCGAAATCTCTGCAACAACATTGTACTGAACAATGAGCAATACTACGCTATCCTCTGCATGAAGGAACTAACGGTGGGCTTCCTCAAATTGCAATATTTCGTGTATGagttgaaaaatgtgaacgaCGTTAAGGGGGTAAATCTGTTTCTGCCTAGTGGAAGCAAGGAAGCTGGAAATAACTTCGCTGTGACTCCTCTACCTAACCATGTAGTGAATGATATGTACACTTATAGCTACTTATTCTGCAAGCAAAACAGAGTAATGGTGGTGGATATGGGTACAGAATTGGAGAGTAGCAGCCAAATCGTCGACCCGAGCAACCTCTGCAGGAACAGTGACACCAGCTCGTGTAGAAATTTGTCAGAAGATTCGCTAATTCTGAACGAAGGGGGCACAACCGAATGTGACGGCGATTCCAAGGAGGTGAGAGTGCCACTTATCTGTACAGACGTTTTGGAAAGCACCGCAAACAATGCAGACGATGGCAAGGGCACCACCCAAACGAATGACGAAGAATGCCcagaaaaaaagcacaaagaagaaatggtAAACTACTATCGAAAGAACAAAATCGAAATGTTCACGCTGAGTAGAATTCTAAATGATGATATAGACACATCCGTGGTGTGCataaatttagaaaaaatccTGGCCCAGTACATCCGTTTTAAGAAGAACCTTCCAAGTGTAACTCCTTTCTATTCTGTTAAAAGCAATAATGACGATATAGtgcttaaatttttatatggATTGAACTGCAATTTTGACTGTGCGTCTGTtggagaagtaaaaaaattaaccaccTTACTTCCCGATCTGAACAGAGAAAGAATCATTTACGCCAACACGATAAAGAGTATTAACTCTCTCATTTATGCGAAGAATGAAAACATAAATCTGTGCACCTTTGATAACATAGAAGAGTTGAAGAAGATCCTGAAATACCATCCCACGTGTTCCCTCCTACTGCGTATCAACGTGGATTTTAAGAATTACAAGTCCTATATGTCTTCCAAATACGGAGCGAATGAACACGAATGGGAAAACATACTCACCTTTGGGAAGAAGCATAACTTAAATATCATCGGGGTGTCATTCCATGTTGGTAGCAACACCAAGAACCTCTTCGACTACTGTCAAGCCATTAAGAAGTCAAGGGATGTTTGGAAtatgagcaaaaaaatggggtacaattttgaaattttaaacCTCGGGGGGGGATACCCAGAAGAATTAGAATACGACagtgccaaaaaaaatgaaaagaaaaaatattgcacCTTGAATGAAGCCGAGTTAAAGAAAGACATACAGAGCTTCCTTAATGAAAAGTCTGTGATGAAAACGAAATATAACTTTTACAACTTTGAGAAAATTGCACTTGCCATTAATATGTCCATTGAACACTATTTTAAGGATATAAAATCCAAGCTTCGAATTATTTGTGAACCCGGAAGGTATATGGTTGCTTCGTCGTCCACACTGGCTGTCAAGGTTATTGGAAAGAGGCACCCTACCTTCCAGGGGATTAGACTCAGAGATATGAAGGGCATGGATCCGCTTCAGTTTGCGAAGAGGGGCGCACAACCCACGGGGGGGGACAACACAGAAGCAAACGTCGACGAAGCGAATATCGGTGAGGGGGTTAACAGTGGGGGACTTACCGACGGGGGGTATAACAACCATGTGAACAGCagccaaggggggaagacaGACCAAAAGGAGGGGGCAAACGGAGAAAACGCAGAAGACCTGCTCCTGCTAAGCCACAGCAACCTAAGCGAAAATCTAACCTGCAACAGCAATTCCAAGTTAGGAAACATAACAAACATAAAGAGAAAAGTGGTGAGCATTAACGACAACCGATACAACTACTACTCCTACTACGTCAGCGATAGCATATACGGCTGCTTCAGTGGAATCATATTCGATGAGTATAATAGATCCCCAGTTTTTGTAATTCGAAACCAAGGAGATAGTACTACGGCGTGTGAAGAATTGGGAACTTCTCCTCTTTATCTGGCAAACATCTTTGGACAGTCCTGTGATGGACTAGACATGATCACGTCCATTACGTACCTACCAGAATGCTACATTAACGACTGGATCATTTATGAATATGCTGGAGCGTACACTTTTGTTAGCTCGTCCAATTTTAATGGGTTTAGAACATGTCAGAAGGTGTACATTTTTCCGAAgaactccttttcctttctcaaGTGA
- a CDS encoding Derlin, with protein sequence MDISGPEVWYGNLPNVTKYLITLIFLVTLLITCNLLNVVYLLLDWNLIYNNYQLWRIFLNFMYVGKFSLSWVFFMSLLSQFSSSLEKNAVFSSPGSYLYFITIQCTSLSLISILFYWPRGYPFLGNSLLFAIIYYWSRREAWSQVSIYFFTVKGYQLPFALIFLHLIMGQSLWVDIMGLMSGHIYYFFRELLPREGGPNLLEKTPKIFDKIMMKLREFRLNHGIRGNFSRYGYRPVSDSRTPDSSGPTRRVFIGRGVRLGDS encoded by the exons ATGGATATATCCGGGCCGGAGGTTTGGTATGGAAACTTACCAAATGTAACCAAGTATTTAATAaccctaatttttttagtgACCCTTCTCATAACATGCAACCTCCTAAATGTTGTGTACCTTCTACTGGACTGGAATTTGATATACAATAATTACCAGCTATGGAGGATATTTCTTAACTTTATGTACGTGGGGAagttttctctttcttgggttttttttatgtctttATTGTCCcagttttcttcctccctcgAGAAGAATGCAGTGTTCTCCAGCCCAGGATCATACTTGTACTTCATCACCATTCAGTGCACCTCCTTATCGTTGATAagcattttgttttattgGCCCAGAG GCTACCCCTTCTTGGGAAACTCCCTTTTGTTCGCCATCATTTACTACTGGTCCAGGAGGGAGGCATGGAGCCAAGTGTCCATTTACTTCTTCACGGTGAAGGGCTATCAGCTGCCCTTCGCACTTATTTTCCTGCACCTTATCATGGGACAGTCCCTCTGGGTGGACATTATGGGCCTCATGTCCGGACATATCTACTACTTTTTCAGAGAGCTTCTCCCGAGGGAAG GAGGACCAAATTTGCTCGAAAAAACGCCCAAGATTTTCGATAAAATAATGATGAAGCTGAGGGAGTTCCGCCTAAATCACGGAATAAGGGGAAACTTCTCGAGGTACGGATACAGACCTGTGAGCGACTCCAGAACGCCCGACAGTTCCGGACCCACAAGAAGAGTCTTCATTGGTAGGGGAGTCAGACTGGGTGATAGCTGA
- a CDS encoding Asparagine-rich antigen, whose amino-acid sequence MKKKNIPAATSYGKVKSRVNRYDMNGSYNFTESKNGGKVPGGGTPADGKKSRAEAPPAGKVANSATNSTVVSGPQNSGGGNPHHAQAAKYVKNAYPYDYNAYGPKKVGEYKEKMKGTMEGAGHGEDSGAHGDGRSNQAFTNNAGGTKGNGDNTIGLNPSGANLSHANGGRSQNTGRKGNKEEKLNEEVSMLREKICFKMLKSIDIYITEIIMKSSFVTVYKMKEDELKWVRADIEGFLYIVRRSIKPTYRLIITNKKNENHLVQDIHGRINLSTDQNYIFYRIHNEESNLKSTYSLWFYSTEEKEKIYNMLKELVDRGEDAPFVSGTANQGNSDISGPAIGANVGYVNSKNINFILSKGENGVNEGTAIGGIMGAKPNDSSSKNMLMNGHEEELPKGGMNHAGVVSGGDNNVQRKANAKNVIPMMAPENGRDNDYEKNFELMGNSKLENLYGKMNLPAGEGGHIPPGAANAIYGNYLKHLYKSSGGGSGGVNGMEAIGQKNKMKDAPGEEGLGGCDSNVKGVAQQNNVDFNDKVGRKLLYLIKGLPMEGETGVEKGKDNMKKLPGNDFYEGRKSEDMPRGSVGGTNNPVVEPKGGGGGAVHPNDKGSAISGGEAIMNLLGLSKNGDVKEDEVEDKKKKKKKKGASGEVPAGGCANGNAVTNANANGSISAVASGDSAGMTQISNALGDKEFEANMQKRGLQLREMQMRELQFREMQLREMQLRGMQMNGMVMNGVPINGMQMNHPQGNDLQMLPLSAEEINGKAMKYAKGKSDSSEERVTNNHPVEKAYLGRPSFQNNSIESLHSKEVEVSNGTMDDEKNMTNALLDIIKQKADRTNHVLGGDGVNYHGVHDSINEFNTDSYDMLLKMQRAGGSGERREKSDHRVTNRMGSHVGSHVGSHLDKRSHNNPFDEGEMPRMNNHPGYSPHDKQLLKYEDERTDSYSGMEDYKNRSILLSRNTIHNVIKETLQSDEFVNLLWKKLVTSKNIM is encoded by the coding sequence atgaaaaaaaaaaatatccccGCGGCCACTAGCTACGGCAAGGTGAAAAGCCGTGTGAACCGTTATGATATGAATGGTTCCTACAATTTTACTGAGTCCAAGAATGGTGGAAAAGTGCCAGGAGGAGGTACTCCGGCGGATGGGAAGAAGAGTCGGGCGGAGGCGCCCCCCGCCGGTAAGGTCGCCAATAGCGCAACGAATAGCACCGTGGTGAGTGGCCCCCAGAATAGTGGCGGAGGAAACCCCCACCATGCGCAGGCGGCAAAATATGTCAAGAACGCCTATCCGTATGATTATAACGCGTACGGCCCGAAGAAAGTTGGAGagtacaaggaaaaaatgaaaggtaCCATGGAGGGTGCGGGTCACGGGGAGGATAGTGGTGCACATGGTGACGGGAGGAGTAATCAGGCTTTCACGAACAATGCCGGTGGTACAAAAGGGAATGGGGATAACACCATTGGGTTGAACCCTAGTGGAGCCAATTTGAGTCACGCAAATGGAGGTAGAAGCCAAAACACAGGACGGAAAGgaaataaggaggaaaaactaAACGAAGAAGTTAGTATgttgagagaaaaaatatgttttaaaATGCTCAAAagtatagatatatatatcacAGAAATAATCATGAAATCCTCATTTGTGACAgtgtacaaaatgaaggaagatgaACTAAAATGGGTTCGAGCGGACATTGAAGGTTTCCTTTATATTGTTAGGAGGTCCATAAAACCAACGTACCGACTTATAAttacaaacaaaaaaaacgaaaatcaTTTAGTACAAGACATTCACGGACGTATCAACTTGTCCACAGATcagaattatattttttatcgaATACATAATGAAGAGAGTAATTTGAAAAGTACCTACAGCTTGTGGTTTTATAGCACcgaggaaaaggagaagataTATAATATGCTGAAAGAGTTAGTGGACAGGGGGGAGGATGCTCCTTTCGTCAGTGGTACCGCTAATCAGGGAAACTCGGACATTAGCGGTCCTGCGATTGGCGCCAATGTCGGCTACGTAAAcagtaaaaatattaacttTATACtgtccaaaggggaaaatggcGTTAACGAGGGAACTGCGATAGGAGGAATTATGGGGGCGAAGCCGAATGATTCTTCGTCCAAGAATATGCTAATGAATGGACACGAAGAGGAACTTCCCAAAGGAGGGATGAACCACGCAGGGGTGGTCAGCGGTGGGGATAACAACGTACAGAGAAAGGCAAATGCTAAGAACGTCATCCCCATGATGGCACCAGAAAATGGCAGGGATAACGATTATGAGAAGAATTTTGAATTAATGGGGAATAGTAAGCTAGAGAACTTATATGGAAAGATGAATTTGCCCGCGGGTGAGGGTGGACATATACCCCCAGGAGCTGCCAACGCCATTTATGGGAATTATTTGAAGCACTTATATAAGTCTAGTGGGGGTGGAAGCGGAGGCGTGAATGGGATGGAGGCCATTGgacagaaaaacaaaatgaaggatgCGCCTGGGGAGGAAGGCCTCGGTGGATGCGATTCGAATGTGAAAGGGGTGGCGCAACAAAACAACGTCGACTTTAATGACAAGGTTGGAAGGAAATTGCTCTATCTCATTAAGGGGCTACCCATGGAAGGGGAAACGGGCgtcgaaaagggaaaggataATATGAAAAAGTTACCAGGGAACGATTTTTACGAGGGTAGAAAGAGCGAAGATATGCCAAGGGGTAGTGTAGGTGGAACGAACAACCCTGTTGTGGAACCCAAgggaggtggtggtggtgccgTCCACCCGAATGACAAGGGCAGCGCCATTTCCGGGGGAGAAGCCATCATGAATCTACTGGGGTTGAGCAAGAACGGCGACGTGAAGGAGGACGAGGTGGaggataagaagaagaaaaagaagaagaagggcgCAAGTGGGGAAGTACCCGCTGGCGGATGTGCAAATGGAAATGCAGTTACGAATGCGAATGCGAATGGTAGTATCAGCGCCGTTGCTAGTGGTGATAGCGCAGGAATGACCCAGATTAGTAACGCGCTTGGCGACAAAGAGTTCGAGGCCAATATGCAAAAGAGAGGGCTGCAGCTTAGGGAAATGCAGATGAGGGAGTTACAATTTAGGGAGATGCAACTCAGGGAAATGCAGCTCAGGGGAATGCAGATGAATGGGATGGTCATGAATGGAGTGCCAATTAACGGCATGCAGATGAATCACCCCCAAGGGAACGACCTGCAGATGCTCCCCCTTTCCGCGGAAGAGATAAACGGGAAGGCCATGAAGTacgcaaaaggaaaatcagACTCTAGTGAAGAACGCGTAACCAACAACCACCCAGTGGAGAAAGCCTACCTGGGTAGACCGTCATTTCAGAACAACTCCATCGAAAGTCTGCACAGCAAAGAAGTCGAAGTGAGTAATGGAACTATGGACgatgagaaaaatatgaCCAACGCTTTGCTTGATATTATTAAGCAAAAAGCAGACAGAACGAATCACGTCCTGGGGGGTGACGGTGTAAATTACCACGGGGTTCATGATAGCATTAACGAGTTCAACACAGATTCGTATGACATGCTGTTGAAGATGCAAAGAGCTGGTGGAAGTGGAGAGAGGAGGGAGAAGAGTGACCATCGAGTGACCAACCGGATGGGCAGTCATGTTGGGAGCCATGTTGGAAGCCACCTCGATAAGCGCAGCCACAACAACCCATTTGATGAGGGCGAAATGCCAAGGATGAATAACCACCCTGGGTACAGCCCCCACGATAAGCAGCTGCTCAAGTATGAAGACGAAAGAACGGACAGCTACAGTGGCATGGAGGACTACAAAAACAGGAGCATCCTTCTGAGTAGGAACACCATCCATAACGTCATCAAGGAGACTTTGCAGTCTGACGAGTTTGTTAATTTGTTGTGGAAAAAGTTGGTAACcagcaaaaatattatgtaa